The genomic window GATTATGGAAAGTACACGTTACAGCCCCCTCCAAAAAAGGTTTTACCTGTACAGGACAAGTTTCCTAATTGcattaaaatgcaatttttttagGGGCTTGGAGATTTGGCAAGCTATTTTAATGCCTGCCTGAACTGAAGTTATACATTGATATTAAGACTAACATATTTTTCAATTagttttaacatattaaaaacttataaatgattaattaattaaaaataattcaggtctatatttattttaaattttcagctaTCTGATTAAAGAAAATTCACTCCTTCTCTCCACTCCCCTAACACATACAAATATCACACTTCCTTAACActtgtttttttgctttctgttaaGCAACTTGGGCTTAGAGGAAGTCTGAAGTTTCCAAAACTAGGTGGCAGTAATGAACACAGCCAAAATTAGAGGCATTAGGAGCagtaataaaatgcaaaaaatcaGAGGcagcaaataatttttatttctcagtgcTCTCCTCCTGAGTTTAAAATTTCATTcagaaatgtgctttttttttaattaaagattttatttatttatttgacagagaaagcgagagagcacaagtaggcagagcagcagtgggagagggagaagcaggctccccactgagcagggagcccgatgcggggctcgatcccaggaccccgggatcatgacctgagccgaaggcagacacttaatgactgaaccacccaggtgcccccagaaatgtgctttcaaaattatttctaaccAATCATTTATGCTTTTACAAAGTTAACTTTTTCCAATCAACTTTCTTCATGAAACTAGCACGATTTTTGAAAGCTTCTCTCACCTGGtttattttaaaaggcatttcCCTTGTGTAGCTTTTGTCGAACTGTTCATTCCACCTTCCTTTGAAGTAGATGGCACTGACAAGAACCAGCCTGGTGTTTGCACTGATTGAGTTACCTGGCAACAGCTCTCGAATTTTACCTTCCGGGAAAAGTAGAGAATATATTCAGTTGGTTTTCACAGAAGTGTGGTGAATAAATTGTGATAAGGCTTATTGGCAGATCCTCGGTTATTAATCAAGAACCCAACAGTCTTTTCGTTACCAAGTTTGCTGAGTTTCGATCGATATGAACAGAAATAAACAACACACACAAGTGGTTTTCATGGTCAGGTCACCAGTGCTGTGGGAACACCCACAAGGTCGATGATGGTGAAATGTTCCTAAATTACTCAAAGTAAAACACGACATGAGGTCGGACAACAAGGCAAGCAGGGATGGGCTGGGAGGGACTTGGGTTATCTCAAGTGCTAAAATGGAGTGTTTGGTTTAATGCACCAAAGGTACAACCAGTGCTAACATCCCACAACTGTGCCCACATGTCAGAGGCAGCCAGAGGGGAAAGAGCTGCAAATGGGCAGCATGGGTGCCTTGAGGAGCTTCTGGAAGCATCTGGAAGAGATTTCACTATTTCATCCTCTAAACAAAACATCAGACATTCCTGGAAAAGATAAGGTAGGCAAGTGAAAGATACTCCCTTCTTCCCTAGATGCCTTTCCAATGAACTAAGAGCATCCCTGCTCATTTGCTGCCTCCAGATGCCGTAAGTGGCAAATATTCCAAGAAGAAATGGTAGCAATAACTGCTAACTCTCTAAGGAAAGGCAACCTGTTGTTCTCTGTTGTCTGAAGTATTGATAGAAATAGGAGTGTTTCTAGTGGTACTAAGTGGAGTTGGTGCAGAGGGCGCCCAATGGTTCAAATGTCACTGAACGTGCAGACCAAGATCAGAACGTGTCACTCTGTAAAACAGAAACGAATAAGGCTCAATGCCAAACAAAGGATGATTTCAGTCTGTAGAACTGTTCAGTCCTGAGAGAGCGTCTGCCGTTGGCCTACCAAATCTAGGCTCATCAAACCTAACTAAGGGAGTGTACACAGAAGACATGAACGCTGCAACAGAATTAAGAATAAGTAAGCTTAATGGGCAGGGTAAAGGTGGTGGTAAGGGAGATCCACAGAGAATTTCGAAGCTTAAGTGTATGTCTCAGAGAAAATTTGACCAATAGCCTCCTTCCTATGGGGGTGATGAGTTCACCCAACATGGGAACAGTACGGGCCAAGTGAAAGTATATTTCAGTGTAAGTTATTAAACTGGAAACCTGGCTTATGAGTCTCTTTGGGCATTTGTATCAGTCTTTCTGGTCCCAggagaatggacaaaattaagtCTCTGTGGTGGAAACCCCTGAGCATCTGATCGGAACCACTGTGAGTCCATTAAGGTCGAAATATGCCAAGAGGCCCAGCCCATGAGCAGACTGTGTCCATCAGAAACACTAGTGCTATCCGAGCAGCAGGGAAAGcaaggggaagaaaagggagggaaggagaaccaggggaaagaggggaaggcaggtggagaaggaagaaggagggggtaATAACATGTGATTCTGACCTTCAGTCTTTTTGGAGACCCAAGTGTTGATGTGTTCCCTGGACTGTTCTGCCGCACTGGCAAAGGAAAGCTGCTCCAGCTCGGCATGGTAGAACTGAAGACAGGATTCCTTAAAGGTCTTTGGAGAGAAAAGCGTTCAGTATGGCTATCTTTCTAAAAAAGTTTAACTTCCAAGAAAATTGGAATCttacatacattttattaaaatgagtaTACATCTCTTAAAAATGGTCATATCTTAGTCTACTAAGTACTAAAATATCAGAGTTTATAAATAGGTAAGTACTAAGCCATGAATAACCAGAAATGGCTAAATGAATTTGAGAAGTAATTCAATTTTAAATAACTCAAGGCACAGTTATGGaattatgatttcttttaaaaaatgtttaccatCATTTTCAGCTCTCCCAGATCTTGCTTTCTGACTCCATATTTTGACTGCAACTTTAATCCTTCTGCTGACTCAACTTACCGAGAAGAATTCGCAAGTCTTTTCTCCAAAGAGCCTGTTGGCTATTCTGAGCAAGTACTGGGTGCCACATTTGTTCACTTCAGCAAGAAGTGACTGGAAATTCTGATGAATGTCTTCCTCTGTGCTTAATGAAAGCACCTGTTGAGAAAAATAATCTCAGTGAAGGAGACTCCCAGCCTTCTCCTTTGTGTCTTGGTCCCCAGGCAGCCCCACTGGACAGAAATAAACACAGGTGCGTGTACACACTGGGCTCCCCTCCCATCCGGCTTTACGGCAGTTCTGGAGCCTGAGGTGTGAAGCTGGGTGATGGACCCTAACAACCGAAAAAGCAATCCCAACTGCTgggtgagaagcaggcttacctGGGCCATCTGGGCAGCAGTGTTTCCTTTTGCCCCCAGGAAGACCATGGCGAGGGCAGAGGAGATGCTCACAGGAGAATAAAACACATTGTGTGAGGGGTTGTCTTGACATAGTACCTTTAAAAGCTGGATGGCAAAGGTGCCATTTGCTTCAGAAAGAGCATCCATTATGCAGGGTCTGGAACCAGAGCATAAAGAGAAAGGCTGCTTCAACACACACCCTCCACACATTACTGACCTCATATGTGGCAATTTtggaattgtatttttttttaaataataaggctcataaatatttttttaaagattttacttatttatttgacagaaatcacaagtaggcagaagggcaggcagagagagaggaggaagcaggctccccgctgagcagagagcccgatgcagggctagattccaggaccccagaatcatgacctgagctgagggcagaggctttaacccactgaaccacccaggtgccccaaaagctcataaatattttaagttgaGGAAAACACATTTCCTGTTGCTCTCTCCAAAAAGTAAGTccaaattttaagataattagCTACGTGGTCGCACTGGCAGATCAAACCGGTTTGAGAACCTTGGGGGAATGAAGAGCACTGGTTTCCCGGCACAGACATACAGCACTCAGCCTCCAGAGACCAGGGAAACCCAGTCTTCTCCATAATACTCTCTTCTTCCATACATTTATGGAGAGAACTCCTGAGAGTTTCAGTTACATAACAGATCACAGTCTCTCCATCTAGTAGCTGATTCTTGAGAAATGTTTGAAATGCTGgtaagtgaagagagagaggCTACAGCTGGGTATGAAATTGGCTGTGAGGCCAAGGAGGTCTGCTGCCAAGGGACAGCCAATGTGCTCTCCTGCTGAGTCGCCTGCACCAAGCATCCCCATGGCCAGTTAACTCCAGATAACCCATAACCCAACTCGGAGTGCCCCACCATTGCTAGCTAGCTAGGCATCACGGGACCCTCCGACCTCAGAACTAAACATGAAGACACTGCATGTTTTTGTTCCACAATTATTTTGCTAACTCAGAAACATGGATTTGGGAGTTTTACTCCTTAGTCTCAGAAAAAGCCACTAGAGTGGACTGTGCATGAGCGGGCGAAGCCCAGACCCGGTGGAACACCAGAATGGGCTAAGCTCACTTCGTTTACACGGCTTACCCTCCGCCTGTCCACCTCTGGCTCCAGCTCCGCCTCTACCCACCCGGACCGCCTTTCATTCCCTCCAAGTCACCCCTGGGACTTTGAAAACACTGTTTATCCAACTCAGTGCTCCCTACGCTGATGAATGGCACTCAGGCCTCCTCCGTACTGGAACATCCTGGCGTCTAGAGACTTCCGAAGGCTGCCCTAGGCAGGGATCCCTTCTCCCGACCCCCTCTCCCCCCGCGAATTACTGCTTGGCCCACTGTGGTCCCCCTGGACTGGAAGCTTTGCGGGGCGAGGGCCTGCGAGAGCGCTCGGGAAACGGGAAGTTCTCCTCGAATTTGTGTGGAATGCCTGAAAGGAGGAGGGTGGCTGAGAAAATTTGCCGCTGCACACTGGGGATTTTAGCAGGAAAGAGGAGAGGTAGGGAAATGTCATTGCGCCGATCCcgaggagagagaaggggtggggaagaagggcGGGTGGGAATGCGGCTGCAgagcggcggggcggcggggaaGAGGCGTGGGAAGAACGGAGAGAAGGACCTACGCGGAGGGCCAGCGGCTGGGGCTCGCGGGGATCGGGAGGCaccggcggggaggggggagcagccGCGGCGGCGCCGCCGAGCAACTGCGCCATCGTGCAACTGGGCCACCGGACCCACCGAGCAGCCGCGCCACCGAGGAGCTGCGCCACGGAGCGCCGGTCTCCGTCTGCGTCAGCAGGGAAAGGGCCGGGTAGGCTCGGTTTCGCTCCCGTCCTCGCGTCCAGTCTCCCGGCCGGAGCGCGGGGGTGCTCCCGGTCCGCCGTCCCCGCCCGGCCCCAGAAGGCCCCACTTGCCGCCTTCAGCACGTCGCCGTCCTCCCGGCCGGATCCCACGCCGACCTCTACAGCCGCGCCGCAGGTCCCGGCTCCCGCGACTGGTACCTGCAGGCCTCTGCGCGCCCCCAGGACCGAAGACCACCCCTCGGCTTCCGCCTCTGCTCGGGCGGCGCCGGGGCGGCGCTCGGCAAACCCCCAGGCGCTCCCTGGCCCCTGCAACTGAAAGGGCTGGAGGCCCCCGCGGTCGGCCAGAGGCCTCCGAAACCGATTCCGAAAGCAAAGGCGTTCAAACTGCAGGTGATCCAGCTATGGCCGCGGCGCCGGCGATCAGTGGAGGGAAAAAACCGGGGATGAGGGCAAGGGCAGGACGCGAAGAACGCAGAAGTCCTGGCTTTTCTACTCTCAGACTCCCATATTAGAGTAGGAAGGGCTGTGAGTCTAAATTAGGGGGAGGCAAGCCAGGCAACTAACTGTAATTACCGAGgcacatactcttttttttttttttaagatctatttatttaacagacagagatcacaagtaggcagagaggcaggcagacagagaaggaagcaggctccccgctgagcagagaacccaatgcggggctcgatcccaggatcctgggatcatgacctgagctgaaggcagaggcttaacccactgagccacccaggcgcccccgaggcACATACTATTAACAGGCTAACCCCTGTACTCACCTGACCCTGCctccctttaaaagaaaaaaatattagcagctttattgaaatacgCTTAATGCACCATACTATTcaccctttaaaaatatacatttcagggacacctgggtgactcagtcggatAAGTGTCTGTcttgcgctcaggtcatgatctcagggtcttgggatccagcccccagtcagcctctcctcttctccctctcctctgctcctcacccacgctaatgctctctctctaggtctgctctctctctctctctctctctttggggaaaaacaaaacaaacaaaaaaaccttctaaAATACGcgtgttttaaaagaaaaagtatacgACTAGTTAGTTGTATACTAATACTAGATAGTTGTACAACTATCACCACTACttaacttcagagcattgt from Meles meles chromosome 5, mMelMel3.1 paternal haplotype, whole genome shotgun sequence includes these protein-coding regions:
- the SERPINB9 gene encoding serpin B9, with the protein product MDALSEANGTFAIQLLKVLCQDNPSHNVFYSPVSISSALAMVFLGAKGNTAAQMAQVLSLSTEEDIHQNFQSLLAEVNKCGTQYLLRIANRLFGEKTCEFFSTFKESCLQFYHAELEQLSFASAAEQSREHINTWVSKKTEGKIRELLPGNSISANTRLVLVSAIYFKGRWNEQFDKSYTREMPFKINQKEQRPVLMMFQEAMFKLAYIKEVQSQVLELPYMGQELSMIILLPDENVDLSLVEKSLTLEKFREWTQPDRMQSTEVEVSLPRFQLEQDYDMASVLQALGMVDAFQEGAADFSAMSGEKDLCLSQFLHKSFVEVNEEGSEAAATSAIVAVECCMDPGPTFCADHPFLFFIRHNAANTILFCGRFSSP